The Anastrepha ludens isolate Willacy chromosome X, idAnaLude1.1, whole genome shotgun sequence genome includes a window with the following:
- the LOC128870018 gene encoding ATP-dependent DNA helicase pif1-like: protein MTAEIYNETLIMIEDMCLSKANKVLSCLGMTSPNRHMHDALNHELQREHQYDIEALAETVRTNVPQLNQQQRIAYDTLIEAVYSGSGGIYFLDAPGGTGKTFLISLLLARIRSRNDVALALASSGIAATLLEGGRTAHSALKLPLNMQITDTPICNIAKNSAMAKILQVCKLIVWDECTMTHKRSLEALDRTLKDLRDNQNIFGGAMILLSGDFRQTLPVIPRSTVADELNACLKSSNLWQYVKTLHLTTNMRVFLQQDETANVFAKQLLDIGNNKVAVDTSTGFITLPTDFCHITDSKVELIQRVFPDIAQKFNNHNWLGERAILAAKNKDVEDLNATIQNFLPGQLVSFKSVDTVMNQDDVINYPTEFLNSLELPGLPPHNLQLKVGSVVIMLRNINQPRLCNGTRLAVKRLMNNVIEATIIKGKYKGEDV from the coding sequence atgactgCAGAAATTTACAATGAGACATTGATCATGATAGAAGATATGTGTTTATCAAAGGCTAATAAAGTATTGTCGTGTTTGGGAATGACATCACCAAATCGTCATATGCACGATGCATTAAACCACGAGTTGCAAAGAGAACATCAGTACGACATTGAAGCATTGGCCGAAACAGTTCGTACAAATGTTCCACaattaaatcaacaacaaaGAATTGCGTACGACACTTTGATAGAAGCTGTGTACAGTGGATCTGGTGGAATTTATTTCCTTGATGCTCCCGGAGGAACcggaaaaacgtttttaatttcattgcttttggcGAGGATCAGATCGCGAAATGATGTTGCTCTAGCGTTGGCTTCATCTGGAATAGCTGCAACTCTGCTAGAAGGCGGGCGAACTGCACATTCTGCCTTGAAATTACCACTAAACATGCAAATCACCGATACACCAATTTGCAACATCGCCAAAAATAGCGCAATGGCCAAGATCCTACAGGTATGCAAATTGATTGTTTGGGATGAATGCACAATGACCCATAAGAGGTCACTGGAGGCACTGGACAGAACGTTGAAAGATCTTCGTGacaaccaaaatattttcggtgGGGCCATGATTCTGTTGTCAGGTGATTTTCGTCAGACTCTTCCAGTTATTCCCCGATCAACTGTTGCTGATGAACTAAATGCATGCCTAAAATCATCAAATTTGTGGCAGTACGTAAAGACACTCCACTTAACAACTAACATGCGAGTATTTTTGCAGCAAGATGAAACTGCAAATGTGTTTGCGAAGCAGTTGTTAGACATTGGAAATAATAAAGTTGCAGTGGACACCTCGACCGGATTCATCACATTACCTACAGATTTCTGTCACATCACAGACTCAAAAGTGGAGCTTATTCAGCGAGTTTTCCCAGATATAGCGCAAAAGTTCAATAACCATAATTGGCTGGGTGAACGAGCAATATTAGCAGCGAAAAACAAAGATGTCGAGGATCTTAATGCGACCATTCAGAATTTTCTTCCAGGACAGTTGGTTTCCTTCAAATCAGTCGACACCGTAATGAACCAGGATGACGTAATCAACTATCCCACTGAGTTCTTAAATTCACTGGAATTGCCTGGATTACCACCTCACAATTTGCAGTTAAAAGTAGGATCAGTTGTCATCATGCTGCGTAACATTAATCAACCTCGACTATGCAATGGAACAAGACTGGCTGTGAAAAGactgatgaataacgtcattgaggcGACAATCATAAAAGGAAAATACAAAGGAGAGGATGTCTAG